GAACAGTTATTCACACATTATTTCCTTTAAACACCTCCATCGTAGCACTTGTTTCTGAACTAATTCCTTCACGAACAAATACTTTTTTTAGTGTAAGAAAAAGTATTTTTACATCTAATGCCAAAGACATATTATCTACATACCATACATCATGTTCAAACTTTTGTTCCCAGCTTATGGCGTTTCGACCGTTAACTTGAGCCCATCCGGTAATACCTGGTCGCACTTCGTGACGGCGTTTTTGAGAATCGTTATATAAAGGTAAGTATTGCACCAATAACGGACGAGGTCCAACTAAGGACATATCTCCTTTTATAACGTTTAGCAATTGTGGTATTTCATCCAAC
This sequence is a window from Lentimicrobiaceae bacterium. Protein-coding genes within it:
- a CDS encoding sugar transferase, whose protein sequence is MYKHIKHILDFLSALIGFIVISPIFLFLWLLLAIANKGAGAFFFQERPGKDEKIFKVIKFKTMTDEKDERGKLLPDAERLTKVGKFVRSTSLDEIPQLLNVIKGDMSLVGPRPLLVQYLPLYNDSQKRRHEVRPGITGWAQVNGRNAISWEQKFEHDVWYVDNMSLALDVKILFLTLKKVFVREGISSETSATMEVFKGNNV